The Dehalococcoidia bacterium genomic sequence CGCCCAGACGGCCGCCCACGGTTATCTTTATCCCCTGGGCGCCCCGCTGAAGGGCTCGCGTCACCGCCTGCTTCATGGCGCGACGGTGAGACACACGCCGGCTGAGCTGCTCGGCAACGCTGTGAGCGACGAGCCGCGCATCGATCTCAGGCTGCCTTATCTCGACGATGTTCACGCGCACGCGCCGGCCCGTCAGGTTCTCGAGCTGCTGACGGAGTTCATCGACCCGCTGTCCGCCGCGTCCGATGACGATGCCGGGCCGGGCAGTGTGAACGGTGACCGACACCATGTTGGCGTTGCGATCGATCTCAACGCGCGAGATGCCGGCGTCGGGCAGGCTTTTGTTGATGGCGCTCCGTATCTGCAGGTCCTCGTGCAGGAGGTCGCTGTAGTGCCGGTCGGCGTACCACTTGCTCTGCCAGCCGTAGATGACGCCCAGGCGGAAGCCGGTGGGATGGACTTTATGACCCATTATGACTCCTCTTCGACGACGACGGTTATGTGGCTGGCGCGATGCAGTATGCGGCCGGCCCTGCCCCGCGCACGCGGCCGCAGGCGCTTGAGGCGCGGGGCCTCGTCGGCGTAGGCGGCCTTGATGCGCAGGTCCGACTGCGCGATCTGATAGTTGTTCTCAGCGTTGGCCGCCGCCGACTTGACGACCTTGGCGACGAGCCGGGCGCTGGGAACGGGCATGTAGCGAAGCATGTTCAGCGCCTCGTCGACTCGCTTGCCCGGCAGGTGTTCGAGCACCAGCCGCACTTTGCGCGGCGATACGCGTATCTGCTTCGCTCTGGCCCTGACTTCCACGTTCTTACTTTCTCCGGACCTGCGTAGTCTGGGCGCCGCGCCCGCCGTGGCCGCGGAACAGCCTGGTCATGGCGAATTCGCCGAGCTTGTGCCCGACCATGTTCTCGGTGATGAAGATGGGCACGTGCCGCCGCCCGTCGTGCACGCCGATGGTCATGCCTACCATCTCGGGCATGATCGTGGAGGCGCGAGACCAGGTGCGGATGATGGCGCGCTGCCCCGACCGTCGCACGGTCTCCACCTTCTTCATTAGCTTAGGGTCTACGAAAGGTCCCTTCTTGGTAGAGCGTGACACTTGTCTCTCCTAGGCCCTGTGCCTGCTCCTCGCGATGTACCTGTCGGTGTCGCGCCGCCGCCGTGTGCGATATCCACGCGCGGGCTTGCCCCAGGGGGTCTTGGGCCCGGGCATGCCGATGGGCGCCTTGCCCTCGCCCCCGCCGTGCGGGTGATCGCGCGGGGTCATGGCGGAGCCGCGGACGGTCGGCCGCCGTCCCCGCCAGCGGGAGCGTCCCGCCTTGCCGAGCTTGATCATGCTGTTCTCGACGTTCCCCACCTGCCCTATCGTGGCGACGTTGCCGATGGGAACGCGCCGCACTTCGCCGGAGGGGAGCCGCACGAGGGCGTAGTCGCCTTCTTTCGCCATCAACTGCGCGGCGGCGCCGGCGCTGCGCACGATCTGGCCGCCCCTGCCGTTGTGAATCTCGATGTTATGGATGTTGGTACCCGTTGGAATGTCCCGCAAGGGCATGGCGTTACCCGGCCGGATGTCGGCGCCGGGGCCCGTCTCGACGGTGTCGCCGACCTGCAGGCCAACGGGGGCGAGGATGTACCTCTTTTCGCCGTCACGATAGTTGATGAGGGCGATGCGCGCGCTCCGGTTCGGGTCGTACTCTATGGCGGCGACTCGTCCCGGCACGCCCGTCTTGTCGATGCGGCGGAAGTCGATAATGCGGAGCTGCCGCGCCGCGCCGCCGCCGCGGTGCCGCACGCTTATGCGCCCCTGGTTGCTGCGTCCGCCCTTGCGCTTCAGGGGCGCCAGCAGCGATTTCTCGGGCCGCTTCTTCGTGACCTCGTCAAAGGTGAAGCCGCTCATTCCCCGCCGTCCGGGCGATGTCGGCTTGTACTGCTTGACTCCCATT encodes the following:
- the rpsC gene encoding 30S ribosomal protein S3, whose amino-acid sequence is MGHKVHPTGFRLGVIYGWQSKWYADRHYSDLLHEDLQIRSAINKSLPDAGISRVEIDRNANMVSVTVHTARPGIVIGRGGQRVDELRQQLENLTGRRVRVNIVEIRQPEIDARLVAHSVAEQLSRRVSHRRAMKQAVTRALQRGAQGIKITVGGRLGGAEMSRRETEKAGQVPLHTLRADIDYGTAEAHTTFGRIGVKVWIYKGEVLPEPKAAPPAAAEEGRPPESAETEPAPSAETEPAPAADGEPAAVEEEQSE
- the rplV gene encoding 50S ribosomal protein L22 yields the protein MEVRARAKQIRVSPRKVRLVLEHLPGKRVDEALNMLRYMPVPSARLVAKVVKSAAANAENNYQIAQSDLRIKAAYADEAPRLKRLRPRARGRAGRILHRASHITVVVEEES
- the rpsS gene encoding 30S ribosomal protein S19, with protein sequence MSRSTKKGPFVDPKLMKKVETVRRSGQRAIIRTWSRASTIMPEMVGMTIGVHDGRRHVPIFITENMVGHKLGEFAMTRLFRGHGGRGAQTTQVRRK
- the rplB gene encoding 50S ribosomal protein L2 → MGVKQYKPTSPGRRGMSGFTFDEVTKKRPEKSLLAPLKRKGGRSNQGRISVRHRGGGAARQLRIIDFRRIDKTGVPGRVAAIEYDPNRSARIALINYRDGEKRYILAPVGLQVGDTVETGPGADIRPGNAMPLRDIPTGTNIHNIEIHNGRGGQIVRSAGAAAQLMAKEGDYALVRLPSGEVRRVPIGNVATIGQVGNVENSMIKLGKAGRSRWRGRRPTVRGSAMTPRDHPHGGGEGKAPIGMPGPKTPWGKPARGYRTRRRRDTDRYIARSRHRA